DNA sequence from the Hoylesella buccalis ATCC 35310 genome:
ATTGAGCCACCCTAACGATGAGCAATTTGATATCTATCTCATTAGAAGAACAAGTAGCGATCATCAACTACGCCGGCCTTTATCACCAATTCGTTCATGAAGTTGCCTGCAAACTGCAATGCCTTCTGCCTAGCTTTATCTTCTTCTGCCTTTGCTTCAAACTTACCAGGACGGGTAGTCCGGTTGGTTACTTGGAAGACATAGACACCTGCATTGCCCTTAACAGGCTTGGCAGAGAACTGTCCTTTTGCCGTAGCAGCAACCGCACCACTCAATGCAGGCTCACTGGCACCTGTACTCATCACAAACACCGGCGCCGAGAAGGTTACCTGATTGACAGGAGCAACGGTAGCTCCCTTCGCCTTAGCAGCAGACACTGACTTCACGTCCTTGGCCTTAGCCATAAGTTGTTCGGCCTTCTTGTCACGCATTACCTCGGCCTTCAACATCTCCTTCACTTGTGGATCATCGTAAGGACGATAGCCCTTTGGATGAATCTTGTCAAGCACCACGAGCAACAACTGGTCGTTGTTACCGCACTCGTACATTGGAGATATTTCACCTTCTTTCGCCTCGAACAACCATTTCAGAGCGTCACGAGTGTCGTTGATGCCCACCAATGTATGTGTAGAAGTGGTGATATCCTTTGCTTCCTGCACCGTGTAACCACAGCCTTTTGCATTCTTAGCAATTTTATCCGGTGTCTGGTTGGCACTGACAAATGAGCTGAACTTGTTATAGGCGGTTGAATAAGTCTCCTTAGAGAAATCGATGGTCTTCTTAATGACGGCAGCCGTATATTTGTTAATCATCGCCCTGCGGTCAACAACCTGTATGATGATATTGCCTTGGCCCAGCTTCATGTTTCTCGTTTCGCTGACGCCAAGATTATTGAGTGTATTGATATACGTCTTTGTATCAGCGTCCATAGACGGAGCTTGCTGATATTGTGCGGTCGTCAACCAGGTCTTTTCGCCCGTTTGTCCATATTTTATGGCCAGCAACTCGAAGTCGGCACCACCGTTCAATGCAGTGTAAATGGAGTCAGCACGCTTCTGAGCTTCGTCAGCTGTCGCACCCATTACCTGAATTTGGCGATACTGCACCGAGTCGGGCAACAATTGTTTAGAAACCAATTTGATAACATTCAGCGTGTTATCCATCTGACTTTCGAACGGCCCAAAGGTCTGTCCAACTGCCATGGAGTCAAGTCTGTCGGCGATGTCGGACGCATAAGCAGTCTTGGCGACAGGCAAACCCAGATAGTTCACCAATGACGTACTCTTGCGAACAGCGTTTGCAGGGTCGGCTGCTGCAGCCAAGTCGGCTGTATATTTCGTGAATGACTTCTGCAAAGCCGCACGGTCGTTTGCCGAAGGTGCTACCTGTACCGTCACATACTTGATGTCACGACTCTCTACATACTGCTTGAAACGGCCCTTCACTTCTTCGTACTTCGCCTTCAAGTCAGCGTCAGAGATTTTCACCTTGCTATCTTCAATACTTGAATAAGGGAACGTAGCCAGCTCAATCTGGCTCTCCTCGTTGGTCTCTTTGTATGCCATTTTGGCCTCAACGGGATTAGAGAGGATGCAACTGGCAAGAAGACTTTGATATTTTTGTGCCAGCAATTGTTGGCGAAGTGTCTTCTCTATGAACGTCCAATACTTGTACAATGCTTGATACTGCTCAGCAAGTTGTGGGTTAGCGGTTTGCTGTGTCTTATAATCAGCGAGGAACTTCTTCAGCGAATTCGCATCAAAACGACCCGTTTGTTGATTCACAAACGGTGTTTGCATCAACATGGGGTTAGTTCCTTCATTCAAGATATTCTGCAATTCGGCATCTGTTACGGTCAGTCCCAGCTTGTTGGCTTCATTCTCTACCACCTTGGTCTGAATGTAAGTTTGCCAAACCATGTCTTTCACTTGGTTCAACTGCATCTCATTGAGGTTATTCACACCTTGTTGCATCTTGATGACTTCCGAATACTCATCAATGAGTTTTTGAAAGTCTTGCACGCTGACTTTCTCACCTAACACTTCGCCTATCTGCTGGCGTCGGTCGTTTCGTGATGCTTCGCATGAACGAAATCCCTCTTCAGCAATAAACGCAAAAAGACCCAAACCGATAATACTAATCAAGATCAGGCCTCTTTTTCTAATTTTTCCTAATGCTGCCATTGTTAATTATACTGTTTTATTTTTTTGTTTTTTATATTCGTTTAAAAGCATTGTTCGTACTACAAAATAACATAACAACCTGTGCCATGGTACTGTTAGTTACTTACAAAATGCGTACAAAAATACTAAATTCTTAGCAAACGCATGAATTTTTCAGTTGAAATTTTGCGTTCAAGCCCTTTTATAGGGTCATTCGGGCAGAACTTTCAGCTGAACCAGCTCTATTTTAGCGGTTGCAATCTTGATAATCTTGAACTCGAATTTTCCTATTTTGACAATCTCATTCAACTTCGGGAAGCTACGATAGGCATTCAATATCAACCCACCAAGCGTCATGTACTCCTCACTTTCGGGCAAATCTAGGCTGAACATTTCGTTCACTTTGTCTATCTCCAGCCGAGCCGACAACAGGTATTCATCCTCGTTAGTCTGCTTGGCGACATATTTTAGGCTGTCGTGTTCGTCCTCTATCTCACCGAATATTTCCTCCACAATGTCCTCCAAAGAAACGATACCGCTAGTCCCTCCGAACTCATCTACCACCACTCCCAGGCTTTTTTTCTGCTGTAACAGTATTTGCATGAGCTTCTGTGCGGGCATGGTTTCAGGCACAAAAGGCATGGAACGGATACCATCTTTCCATGAAGATGGATTCTTAAACAGTTCTGAACTGTGGATATAGCCTTTGATGTGATCGATATCCTCCGTGTAAACAATGATTTTTGAATTACCACTCTCAATGAATTTCTGTCTCAATTCATCGAGTGTGCACGTATTGATGTCTACCGAATTAATCTCAGTTCGCGGCACCATGCAGTCGCGCACCTTCGTATCAGGGAAATCAAGTGCGTTGTGAAAGATTTTCACCTCATTCTCTATTTCCTCATTACTTCGCGCGTTATCTATGCTTGATTGAATCAGATAATCCAAATCAACCTTGGAAAATCCACCCGAGATGGCGTCTTTCGGAATGCGAACCCTGAACAGCCGAAGAATCAGCCCAGATAAAAAGGTTGCGAAACGGCTGATGGGCCATAGGATGACGTAAAACAAATAGGCTGGAAAGGCGAACACTCGCATCAGTCGGTTGGGGTTGTTTTGGAACAGTGTCTTCGGCAAAAACTCGCCCGTAAACAAGATAATCAGCGTCGACAGCACCGTATCTGCCGGCACGGTGAATGCGGCATCCATCCCTGCAAAGATTGTTTGATCAAAGAGACGCGCAATTAAGATCCCATATACCACCAGCACAATGTTGTTTCCCACCAGCATAGTGCTGACAAAGCTGTTGGGGTTGTTGAAGAAAAGAGACAAGAAGCGCTTCGAAATTCCCATTTTCTCCTTGTCCAGCTGTGCAAGCATACGGTTGCTGGACACGAAAGCTATCTCCATTCCTGAAAAGAAAGCAGAGAGTATCATCGTGATGAGAATGCCGATAATCAGCGTTAAATCAACTTGTTCATTCATTATTTAAATCCTTATCAAGGGGTCGTTGGCATCTTAGGTCGTGGTGATGCTTGCGGACGACTGAAAGTATTGAGGCTATCTACTGCCACGGTAGTGGTGTCAGACTCGCCCGTAAAGTCGGATTTTTCAAACGAACCCCTACTGTTGGTCACCAGGTATCTGGTCATCCGCTCATCACTTCGGAAATAACTTCCTTGCAGCGTTCGCTTGGGAGTGACAAGTTTTGAGTACTTACGCGAATACAACTCGTGTGCACGCCGATCCAGAAACAACTCCTCACTGGTAAAGTCCAGTCCGTCTTTGGTCAATATCTTCACCCGTCCCCGCAGTTCCCAAAGCTGCTTGTCGGTGTAATAGTAGGCCGTATCGCATTGTATGTAGGACTGCACATGGAAGCTCTCATCAAACTGTTCTAAGAAAGCTCCCTTGATGAAAACCGACTTTTGAGAGGTTTCATTTTGGTAGATTTCCCATCGTTCTGTCACTATTTTATACTTGATGACGCCCGAGTCGGATATCAACTGGTTCACCCCATAGGTAGTCATCATAGGCACCGAGTCGCGTTCATGAATGGCAGGCGCAATATGTTCCCTCTGTTTTTCGCACGAAATGAAAAACAAAATGTGCAACAATAATAAGATAGGTATGACAGACTTCTTGACCATTCAGTTACCTTCCCTGCCTCACAAAGCAGATTAATTAACCTTCCATTTAGCGAACCAACGCTCATTGAAGGTCAGTCCGATATTGATACGAAACGTATTCTCTGTGATAAAGGCCTTCGCATCCTGTCGAATCCACTGCGCAGAGACATTCAACAACGACCGATTGTTGTAAGCATTGACGATAGGAATGCCAAAACCAGCACTGACGCTTATTTCCTTTGGTCCATCCACACCATTTACTTTCATATAAGGTGTGGCGTAGGAAGCACCTAACCGATAGCGGATTCGTTTGAAGAAATTGCGACTGTTCACATCATGACAGAACTCTCCACCAACTGTAAATCGATGCCGATCGTTGAATTCATTCTTTGACAGTGCGTACTGTGGCACACCACTGGCGATGGAATAAACAGGATATTCGGTTTTTGACCACTGCTGCAGCAGATAATCAACGCCCAACTTCAATTGGTTTTGGTGGTTCCAAGCCAATCCTCCTCCAATAGCTGTAGGCAGTTCCAAGCCGTTGGTTATGCTATAAGCGGTTGTGTCCTGCACGCCAGTCTGCGGATTTCGTGAGATAACATCCAACGTTGGATCGGCACCAAGTTTATGTCCCAGACTATACACAGCACCCAAGGTAACCTGATCTTTCTTCGACAATTGAGCCGTATATTGCAATCCCAAATCCAATTTATAATTCCTCACCTGTGCCGAATAAAACTTTGAAACGGTATTAACCGACTGGTCATTGTAGCTGTTCACGACCGAACGGTTCAACTCCCCCCATAGATAAGAGATATTGGCACCCAAAGAGAATCCCTTGAAGGGTGCCCATCCCGTCCCCAAGTACACCTGGTGCAAGCCACCATTGCCAGTGTAAGTATTGGTTGTTGTGGTCTTTGCGTAGTTTTCATCCACGTTGATGGTCATGGTATTGGCATAATTATATCCAACGTTGGTAAAAGGAACCAAGCCAAAGCTCAAGCCCAAATGCTTGGCCAGACGCAAACCAGCGACCACATATTCAAGGTCTGCATTTTTCGCATTCTTCTTTTTACCATTCTCTGCGAAATTAGTGAGTTGCCCAGAGATGCCCGCATCGAACACAAAGGTGAGCGAATCGAAGGCTGAATAAGAGGCAGGATTGATGAAATTCACCTGGTCGTTCTCCCTGAAACCATAACTCAATCCGTTCATGCCACGGTTGAATCCGCTGGTCTGGTCAGACAACAGCCCCAAACCATACTGGCTATAAGGAGAATTCGTGCCACTTTGAGCAAACGTAGATATAGTGAAAGCTGCCAACAAAAGGGCACCTGCTACTTTTTTCATTCTGTTCTGATTTCTATTTTGGATGCAAAAATATCGAAAATTTTCTAATTAAACGCACATTAAGTGGGAAATATAAGTTATTTTTGCATCGTGAAACGTTTTACCACGCATTTAAAGTATTTACTGGTATTGGTTGCATTCCTTTTGACCACGCAGCAAACCAATGCGCAAGTAGACAGCGTCCTGCTCAAAAGTATGGACTCGGTTAAGATTAGCTTGCTCACTTGTGGCCCCGGCGACCAAATCTATTCGTATTACGGGCACACTGCCATTCACTACAACGACGTAGGCCGACAGCAAGACATCGTCGTAAACTATGGCATGTTTTCCTTCCAGAAAAGCTACTTCATCTTACGTTTTGTGTTCGGGCTCACCGACTATGAAATGGGCATTCAAGACATCAATGACTTCATTGCCTCATACGCTCGCAGAGGTAGTTGGGTGAAAGAACAACAGCTCAACCTCACCAGAGAAGAAAAATGGGCCATCACACAAGCCATTGACGTGAACTACCGGCCCGAGAACCGCGTGTATCGATACAACTATTTTTACGACAATTGCACCACCCGGGCCCGCGACATGATTGTCAACCACATCAACGGCAACGTGCTGTATGCAGAGAACAAGAACGTCACCACCTCGTACCGCCAAATGATTCATCAGTGGAACGAGCAATATCGATGGGCCCGTTTTGGCAACGACCTGTTGCTTGGGGTCAAGGCCGACGCTAAGACAGACAACGCACAACAGCAGTTTTTACCCGACAGTCTGCGGGAAGATTTCGCCCATGCCCTTGTGATTGACCGCCAAGGACAGCGAAGAAACCTCGTAGAAAGCACGTCGTACCTCATTCAACCCATCGAGAAACCTGTGGAAAAAGCTGCCGTCACGCCAGTTGTTTGTGCCATATTGTGGCTCATCCTGACGCTCATTACGTGCTTGGTCGAATGGAAGACACGGCGCATTCTTTGGGTTTACGACCTCCTTGTCATGCTTGTCACAGGCACGGCCGGCCTCATTTTGCTGGCCATGGTTTTCTCGCAACACCCCACGGTACAACTGAATTTCCAAATTCTGCTGCTCTGTCCGCTCAACCTTTTCTACCTCTTCCCCACTATCAAAGCCTTGCGCATGTGTAGAATTCATTCCTACATCAAGCTGTACAGCCTGCTGCTGGTGGCCAACCTCATGTTGGCGTTCTTCCAAACCTATGCTGAAGGCATGGTCATTGTGGCACTGTCTTTACTTTTAAGGTATGGATGGTTGATGATTCACACCTACAAAAAACCAGTAAAATGATGAATAAGTGTCTCTCCGCGATGATTGTCGCAACCCTCACGGGAACCACTGTTCAGGCGCAAACCTTACAAGCTGCGCCGCGATTGGTGGTGAACATCACCATCGACCAGTTGCGCAACGATTATATAGAACATTATTCGCCACTTTATTCCCAAGACGGTTTCAAGAAACTATTGCAGAAAGGCAGCGTGTACGAAGCTGCCAGTTACCCGTTCACGCCTGTCGATCGGGCTTCTGCCATAGCCACCATCGTCACCGGAACAACCCCCTATTACCATAATATCATCAGCACGCAGTGGCTCGACCGAAAGACGTTGCGCCCGGTTTTCTGTGTTGATGACACCCAACATAAGTCCTCACCGCAACGCATGTCCACGTCCACCATTGGTGACGAACTGAAAGTTTCGAGCGGTGGTTCGGCCATCGTTTACGGTCTGGCGGCCAACAGAGAGGCTGCCGTACTGTCAGCAGGACATGCAGCAGATGGCGCCATCTGGATAAACGATAAGACGGGCAGCTGGACAACGTCAAGTTATTACAGCGACAAAGCCCGCAAATGGATCAACGCCTATAGCAGTACCAGGCCCCGACCCGGCAAAGAGAAGACGCAACTGAACGACGCTGTGTGCAACGCCTCTGTGAGCTGCGTGGTCAACAATGCCATGGGCAAGGACGAAATTACCGACTTTTTGTCAGTCACCCTGTCGGCGGCAGGCAGCAATACCGATGCATGGCGAACGGATTTAGAGGCCGTTTACCGCGGATTGGACAAGACCCTGGCGTCGCTCATCACCCGCATCGAACAGGCGGTAGGTGCCAATCGGGTGCTCTTCGTGCTCACCAGCACGGGATACACCGAAGACCCAAAGGTTGACTACGCCAAATACCGCATCCCAACCGGGACGTTCTACATCAACCGAACGGCCAACCTGCTGAACATGTACCTTGGGGCCATCTACGGACAAGCCCGCTATGTGGAGACATGCTACCGCAACCAGATATATTTGAACCGCAAGCTCATTGAAGACAGGCTGCTCTCTTACGAGGATGTTATTTCGCGTTCGAAAGATTTCCTCATTCAGATTGCGGGCATTCGCAATGCCACCGAGAGTCCTTACAACCCCGCTGTCAGTGGTGATTTGCTCATAGAGGTTGCGCCAGGATGGCAGTTGTACAACGAAGACAATCAAGATCATTATACAGCACGCGCGACGTTCGTACCCTTCCCCATCATTCTTTACGGGGCAGGCATCAAACCACAGCGCATCAACTTGCCTGTGACGGTTGACCGCATTGCGCCAACCATCGCCAAATCCATTCAGATTAGGGCACCCAACGCCTGCAAGTCGGCACCGCTTCAGTAAGTCATACCTAACCGCATGTCATTCAATTGGTTAGCGTGGATTTACCAAATTTTCTTTCTTCCATTTACCCCTTCGGTTTTAAACTCATGGAGATTGACCACCAAAGTCATTGAGATTGAGTGCCAAACTCATAGAGATTGGCCCCTAAAGTCAATGCTTTTGAAAAGCAAGACTTGAAAGGCCGATTTGGAAGGCTGAAAAGCCTACCTGACAAGGGGTGCGAGGTGCCTGGAGATGGCTTTATGCCAAGAATATCAAATAATTAAAAGAGAAGTGGCAAATTAACAAATTTTATTCGTAATTTTGCAACACATTATATAATAAGAAATAAACAAAAACAACCATAAAAGATGAATTTCAATAAATTCTTAAAATCATTGTTCGGCGACAAGTCAAGCCGAGACATGCGTCTGATACAACCGCTCGTGGAGACGGTGAAGAAGGCCTATCCCGACATTCAGAAGCTGAGCAACGACGAACTGCGTGCCAAGACCAAGGAGATACAGAAGTATGTACAAGACTCCGCCAAAGAACAAAAAGACAAGATTGCCGAACTGAAGGCCAAGATTGAGGAAACGGCCATCGATGAGCGCGAACCCATCTTCGAAGAGATAGACAAATTGGAGAAAGAGGCGCTGGAGATTTACGAGAAAGCGCTGAACGAGGTGATGCCCACCGCATTCTGCATCGTCAAGGACACCGCACGGAGATTTGCCGAAAATGAAGAAACCATCGTTACCGCAACCGACTTCGACCGCGAGTTGGCAGCCGACCCCAGCAAGGACTTCGTGACCATCGACGGTGACAAGGCCATCTATCATAACCATTGGTCGGCAGGTGGAAACGACCTGAAATGGGAAATGGTACACTACGACGTTCAGCTCTTCGGCGGTATCGCCCTGCACCAAGGTAAGATAGCCGAGATGGCTACAGGTGAGGGTAAAACGCTGGTGGCCACCCTGCCTGTGTTCCTCAACGCCTTAACGGGTAACGGCGTGCACGTTGTTACCGTGAACGACTATCTGGCCAAGCGTGACTCTGAGTGGATGGGACCGCTCTACGAGTTTAATGGCTTGAGCGTTGACTGCATCGATAAGCACCGCCCCAACTCACCAGAACGCCGCAAGGCTTATCTGGCCGACATCACTTTTGGTACCAACAACGAGTTTGGTTTCGACTACCTGCGCGACAACATGGCCGTTTCGCCAGATGACTTGGTGCAACGCGCGCACAACTACGCCATCGTCGATGAGGTAGACTCGGTGTTGATTGACGACGCTCGTACCCCGTTGATTATCAGCGGGCCTGTTCCAAAGGGTGACGACCAGATGTTTGAAGAATACCAACCGCTGGTTGAACGATTGGTTGACGTGCAACGAAAACTGGCCACACAGTTCTTGGCAGAGGCCAAACAGCTGATTTCAGAGGGCCAAGCAGCCAAAGACCAGAAGAAGACTGAGGAGGGATTCCTCGCCTTATACCGTTCATACAAGTCGCTGCCGAAGAACAAGCCACTCATCAAATATCTGTCGGAAGAAGGCATCAAGGCTGGCATGCTCAAGACCGAAGAGTACTACATGCAGAACAACAACCGCGAAATGCCGAAGGCTGTGGAGCCGTTGTACTTCGTGGTGGACGAGAAACTCAACAGCTGCGACCTGACAGACAAGGGTACCGAATGGCTCTCCAAGCAGGTGAACGACAAAGAACTCTTCGTGTTGCCTGACATCACAGCCGAACTTTCAGCACTGGAAAACGAGACTTCACTCTCTGACCAGGAGCGGTTGGACAAGAAAGACGAAATGCTGACCCACTATGGCGTGCAGAGTGAACGAGTACACACTTTGCAACAGCTGTTGAAGGCGTACACGATGTTCAACAAAGATGACGAGTATGTGGTGATTGACGGTGAGGTGAAAATCGTTGACGAGCAGACTGGTCGTATCATGGAAGGCCGCCGTTGGAGCGACGGACTGCACCAAGCCGTGGAGGCAAAGGAACATGTGAGGGTGGAAGCTGCCACGCAGACCTTCGCCACCATCACCTTGCAAAACTACTTCCGCATGTACCACAAGTTGGCTGGTATGACGGGTACCGCCTCAACCGAAGCGGGCGAGTTTTGGGACATCTACAAGTTGGACGTGGTGGAGATACCAACCAACCGTCCCGTGCAGCGCAACGATATGGACGACCGCGTATACAAGACGGCGCGGGAGAAGTATGCTGCCGTGATTGAAGAGATTGAAGAAATGCGCAATAGTGGCCGTCCGTGCCTGGTAGGTACCACGTCTGTCGAGATTTCTGAGTTGCTCAGCAAGATGCTGAACATGCGAAAAATCCCACACAACGTACTGAACGCCAAGCTACACCAAAAGGAAGCCGACATTGTGGCACAGGCCGGACAATCGATAAACGGCCTCGGTGCGGTGACCATCGCCACCAACATGGCCGGTCGTGGTACCGACATCAAGCTGTCGCCCGAAGTGAAAGCGGCCGGAGGTTTGGCCATCATCGGTACCGAACGCCACGAGAGCCGCCGTGTAGACCGCCAGTTGCGAGGTCGTGCAGGCCGTCAAGGCGATCCTGGTAGTTCGGTATTCTACGTCAGTCTGGAAGATAAACTGATGCGATTGTTTGGTTCTGAACGCATCTCCTCGGTGATGGATCGTTTGGGATTCAAAGATGGAGAGCGCATTGAGAGCCCGATGATTTCGAAAAGCATCGAGCGCGCACAGAAGAAAGTGGAAGAAAACAACTTCGGTATTCGTAAGCATTTGCTGGAATACGATGACGTGATGAACAAACAGCGCACCGTGATTTACGAGAAACGGCGCCACGCACTGATGGGCGAGCGTATCGGTATGGACATCGCTAACATCATTTGGGACCGATGTGTCAACATCATCAACTCGAACGATTATGTGGGTTGCAAGGAAGACTTCTTGAAGAACTTGGCGATGGAATGTCCGTTCACCGAAGAAGAATTCATCGCTGGCAATCCCGAAGATTTGGCCGAACGTGCTTTCCAAGATGCGATGGCGGCTTTCAAGCGTAAAACTGAACGGATACAAGCGGTTGCTTGGCCGGTCATTAAGCAGGTACAGGAGGAACAG
Encoded proteins:
- a CDS encoding DUF4105 domain-containing protein, which translates into the protein MGNISYFCIVKRFTTHLKYLLVLVAFLLTTQQTNAQVDSVLLKSMDSVKISLLTCGPGDQIYSYYGHTAIHYNDVGRQQDIVVNYGMFSFQKSYFILRFVFGLTDYEMGIQDINDFIASYARRGSWVKEQQLNLTREEKWAITQAIDVNYRPENRVYRYNYFYDNCTTRARDMIVNHINGNVLYAENKNVTTSYRQMIHQWNEQYRWARFGNDLLLGVKADAKTDNAQQQFLPDSLREDFAHALVIDRQGQRRNLVESTSYLIQPIEKPVEKAAVTPVVCAILWLILTLITCLVEWKTRRILWVYDLLVMLVTGTAGLILLAMVFSQHPTVQLNFQILLLCPLNLFYLFPTIKALRMCRIHSYIKLYSLLLVANLMLAFFQTYAEGMVIVALSLLLRYGWLMIHTYKKPVK
- the lptC gene encoding LPS export ABC transporter periplasmic protein LptC; its protein translation is MVKKSVIPILLLLHILFFISCEKQREHIAPAIHERDSVPMMTTYGVNQLISDSGVIKYKIVTERWEIYQNETSQKSVFIKGAFLEQFDESFHVQSYIQCDTAYYYTDKQLWELRGRVKILTKDGLDFTSEELFLDRRAHELYSRKYSKLVTPKRTLQGSYFRSDERMTRYLVTNSRGSFEKSDFTGESDTTTVAVDSLNTFSRPQASPRPKMPTTP
- the secA gene encoding preprotein translocase subunit SecA, whose amino-acid sequence is MNFNKFLKSLFGDKSSRDMRLIQPLVETVKKAYPDIQKLSNDELRAKTKEIQKYVQDSAKEQKDKIAELKAKIEETAIDEREPIFEEIDKLEKEALEIYEKALNEVMPTAFCIVKDTARRFAENEETIVTATDFDRELAADPSKDFVTIDGDKAIYHNHWSAGGNDLKWEMVHYDVQLFGGIALHQGKIAEMATGEGKTLVATLPVFLNALTGNGVHVVTVNDYLAKRDSEWMGPLYEFNGLSVDCIDKHRPNSPERRKAYLADITFGTNNEFGFDYLRDNMAVSPDDLVQRAHNYAIVDEVDSVLIDDARTPLIISGPVPKGDDQMFEEYQPLVERLVDVQRKLATQFLAEAKQLISEGQAAKDQKKTEEGFLALYRSYKSLPKNKPLIKYLSEEGIKAGMLKTEEYYMQNNNREMPKAVEPLYFVVDEKLNSCDLTDKGTEWLSKQVNDKELFVLPDITAELSALENETSLSDQERLDKKDEMLTHYGVQSERVHTLQQLLKAYTMFNKDDEYVVIDGEVKIVDEQTGRIMEGRRWSDGLHQAVEAKEHVRVEAATQTFATITLQNYFRMYHKLAGMTGTASTEAGEFWDIYKLDVVEIPTNRPVQRNDMDDRVYKTAREKYAAVIEEIEEMRNSGRPCLVGTTSVEISELLSKMLNMRKIPHNVLNAKLHQKEADIVAQAGQSINGLGAVTIATNMAGRGTDIKLSPEVKAAGGLAIIGTERHESRRVDRQLRGRAGRQGDPGSSVFYVSLEDKLMRLFGSERISSVMDRLGFKDGERIESPMISKSIERAQKKVEENNFGIRKHLLEYDDVMNKQRTVIYEKRRHALMGERIGMDIANIIWDRCVNIINSNDYVGCKEDFLKNLAMECPFTEEEFIAGNPEDLAERAFQDAMAAFKRKTERIQAVAWPVIKQVQEEQGDRFERIAVPITDGKRVYQVSCNLKEAYDTEAKDIVKQFEKSIVLHIIDENWKENLRQLDDLRHSVQNASYEQKDPLLIFKLESAKLWDSMINDMNNQTTSILMRGQIPEMQQEEVREAAPAQRSQRYNEQKDDLTDPGQAAAAHQDTREQAQQVNRTPYIKDKMPRPNDPCPCGSGKKFKNCHGRNLR
- a CDS encoding alkaline phosphatase family protein translates to MNKCLSAMIVATLTGTTVQAQTLQAAPRLVVNITIDQLRNDYIEHYSPLYSQDGFKKLLQKGSVYEAASYPFTPVDRASAIATIVTGTTPYYHNIISTQWLDRKTLRPVFCVDDTQHKSSPQRMSTSTIGDELKVSSGGSAIVYGLAANREAAVLSAGHAADGAIWINDKTGSWTTSSYYSDKARKWINAYSSTRPRPGKEKTQLNDAVCNASVSCVVNNAMGKDEITDFLSVTLSAAGSNTDAWRTDLEAVYRGLDKTLASLITRIEQAVGANRVLFVLTSTGYTEDPKVDYAKYRIPTGTFYINRTANLLNMYLGAIYGQARYVETCYRNQIYLNRKLIEDRLLSYEDVISRSKDFLIQIAGIRNATESPYNPAVSGDLLIEVAPGWQLYNEDNQDHYTARATFVPFPIILYGAGIKPQRINLPVTVDRIAPTIAKSIQIRAPNACKSAPLQ
- a CDS encoding peptidylprolyl isomerase → MAALGKIRKRGLILISIIGLGLFAFIAEEGFRSCEASRNDRRQQIGEVLGEKVSVQDFQKLIDEYSEVIKMQQGVNNLNEMQLNQVKDMVWQTYIQTKVVENEANKLGLTVTDAELQNILNEGTNPMLMQTPFVNQQTGRFDANSLKKFLADYKTQQTANPQLAEQYQALYKYWTFIEKTLRQQLLAQKYQSLLASCILSNPVEAKMAYKETNEESQIELATFPYSSIEDSKVKISDADLKAKYEEVKGRFKQYVESRDIKYVTVQVAPSANDRAALQKSFTKYTADLAAAADPANAVRKSTSLVNYLGLPVAKTAYASDIADRLDSMAVGQTFGPFESQMDNTLNVIKLVSKQLLPDSVQYRQIQVMGATADEAQKRADSIYTALNGGADFELLAIKYGQTGEKTWLTTAQYQQAPSMDADTKTYINTLNNLGVSETRNMKLGQGNIIIQVVDRRAMINKYTAAVIKKTIDFSKETYSTAYNKFSSFVSANQTPDKIAKNAKGCGYTVQEAKDITTSTHTLVGINDTRDALKWLFEAKEGEISPMYECGNNDQLLLVVLDKIHPKGYRPYDDPQVKEMLKAEVMRDKKAEQLMAKAKDVKSVSAAKAKGATVAPVNQVTFSAPVFVMSTGASEPALSGAVAATAKGQFSAKPVKGNAGVYVFQVTNRTTRPGKFEAKAEEDKARQKALQFAGNFMNELVIKAGVVDDRYLFF
- a CDS encoding hemolysin family protein, encoding MNEQVDLTLIIGILITMILSAFFSGMEIAFVSSNRMLAQLDKEKMGISKRFLSLFFNNPNSFVSTMLVGNNIVLVVYGILIARLFDQTIFAGMDAAFTVPADTVLSTLIILFTGEFLPKTLFQNNPNRLMRVFAFPAYLFYVILWPISRFATFLSGLILRLFRVRIPKDAISGGFSKVDLDYLIQSSIDNARSNEEIENEVKIFHNALDFPDTKVRDCMVPRTEINSVDINTCTLDELRQKFIESGNSKIIVYTEDIDHIKGYIHSSELFKNPSSWKDGIRSMPFVPETMPAQKLMQILLQQKKSLGVVVDEFGGTSGIVSLEDIVEEIFGEIEDEHDSLKYVAKQTNEDEYLLSARLEIDKVNEMFSLDLPESEEYMTLGGLILNAYRSFPKLNEIVKIGKFEFKIIKIATAKIELVQLKVLPE